The stretch of DNA TCTCAGCTCAGATTGAACACAATGATCAGTATTCGTTCCTCTGAAACCACAACGAATGACTGTCGATGGATCCGTAGCTTTTGTCATGGCATGAGGGTTGGTTTCTTTCGTGCgaatgaattggatattataaTTTGCCCCTCATTATTTTGCATTACGCGCAACAACAGAAGAGTGTTTTAGTTCAGCACTACTCTATAATGCAGGTACTATACAACTATAATGCCTAGGTGATTCTTCCTAAGGATAGTGAGTCTATGTCTAATTGTCTCACGTGAGTCTATGTCTAATTTTCACATGTGAGTCTGTCTAATTTTTTTCATGCGTTGCGTACTCCGTTCCATCGCAAGAATGAGTTGCTATCCATCCAACTGAGctcatgaaaaagaagaagaagaagaagaagaagaagaagaagaggaggaggaggaggaggagagaggagtagGAGCCATCACCGCTCACCAAAATCCGCTAAAATACTCGAGGCAAATCTATCTAGAGACGACGAACAGAAGAAGAAACAGCAGCAGAGGAAGAGGCCTGTCCAAGAGAGACAGTCAGTCGCACGGCTAAAATAGTATAGAAATCTAAGACGGAAACGCAGTGTCATGCATTTGTCTAAAAGGTGCTCTTGTTTTTTATGACTATAGACACAACGCGTGCTTTCCAccgttacattattttttattttattttcccgtCATCAACatcaatctattttttttaatcaatgttgTGATCTAAAGTGTACATTGATATGTGAATGCAAAGAAACCAGAAAGGAAATGTTTCGTCTGTCTGTTCTCTAACTTTAGCATCACTGGACAGAGCCATTTCTGGTGCAGAGCTACAGGTAGACAgacatctagatatccgacaaGACTCCCACAGCTGTGTACAAGACTCCCAGAGCAGTGTTGTCGCGGCTACCAGCTATACTGAATGCCGATTCTACAGTGTATTGGTGCCACCAGGATCACTGTATCCCCATCTTTTAATTAGGCTTTCGGGATACAAAGAGGGAAGATACCAAATGCAAGCGAGGCGCTTTGCTCTTCAGGCAGTGGATCTAGAAAGGTTCTCTTCTCAGCGGGATGGGTTCACTTACTAGGATTTCTTTAGGAGTTCAAGGCCTTCAACGGCAATCTGactgattatttatatttaaacacAATAATACTATTGGATCATCTGCTCCAGTTACGATTTGAAATTATAAGAGAATGCATTGGTTTTTAACGATTGGACAAAGGTGAATCTAAACGTTTTATTTTAAAGTatgaataatctttttttttaatcttagttttttttttttttttttttttgtagcattcgtcttttttttcaaacttgATTCTGAATGAACTACTATCTTTGGAGGGAAGCtttataaattcattattttgattaacACTTATATGGTGGTAAGAAATTCTTTAGTTTAATTTAGGGcgtattctatttttatttatttatcattattttttttttttgcatgtgagTGCagatgtggggggtgggggtgtgtgtggGAGCACCAAGTTTGTCAAATAAGACTGGGGTTTGCCAGCGGGGGTCCGGGTGGCACATTTTCAGTAGCTGTACCAGACGTACCTGTTTTGAAACCAGACTTGCACGACTCTCATGTCGAGGCCCGTGTCTGCCGAAAGTTGTTCTCGGACGTGGCGGGGGGGCTTCGAGCACTTGCTGTAAGCGGCCTTCAATTTCTCCAGCTGTCGGGCGGTGATCGTTGTGCGGGGACGCTTTCCACTCAAGTCGTCCTCTGCGGAGACACCCCAACCGATAGACACAAGTCAGTCAGAACGGTCGGCGGCCAtgggctacttttttttttttttttttttttttttttttctttagggagGAAGAAGTGAGGGGAgtgttggggtggggagggggaagcgTGTGTGCAattctttttttgtaaatgatGACTAATAGTATTTCAAGATCCCCCATCGCCACTGCCAAGACCACACCGCCTGCGTCACACTGAATACCGCTTTCAGGTCGGAATGATTTCGGACTCATTCCCAGAACCTCGTAGAGTTCagtcggggagggggagggggatgtcaaaaggggggtgggggagattcCATCCGAGATGGCAGAGCGCAGACTGCGACAGCTAtcgtaaataaacagaaaataggaATGAAGAGTAACAGGGCATCTTGAGGGAAGTTATcatattttttgaagaaaaatcaTTTGAGATGAACATGCTGGCCGCGGAGTCAGGCCTGGGCTAGTAGCAGGGTGTGTGGGTTGGCAGAGCGTGGACTGGGGGGGACGTGGATTAAAATAAAtggtaatgataaaaaaggaagtcGTGTGGATAATATATCAGCATCAGTGCCAATACCAAATCTCCCTTTCCCGAACTCCTCCATCCATGCAGGATAACGATAACGTTCACAAATGGAATATTAAACACCACTACGAGCTTTAAATCTGCGTTACGGACTGTTCTGTGCAGGAAAGGGAGATGTGGTTTAtcgcattgataaaaaaaataaaactagcaaTGAACATTCAGTCAAACAAGCAATTTGGTAATTCAGATCTAAGAAAGATAACGTAactacaaaaaagacaaaaaagaaggaTTCAGCAATCGCAGGGAGAAGGAGGGACCGTGGGAGCTATGGAGGGGCAATGGAGGGATGATGGAGGACTGATGACAACAAAACACAAGATAAATCACAACAAACAACAAGaacagagaagaggaggagaatacCGGGTGAACGCTATGTGAATGAAATCAAAATCATAGAGCCATCATACAGTGACTCGGTAACCAAGaggagaaaggggggagggggaaatgaGCAGACGAGAAACGATCCCTGAATGGCAAGAAATGGAAAACGAACTGCACCACTGGCCCTTACCCTTCAGTGACATACCTCTCTGCTTAGCCTGCTCGTAGTCACTCTTACACACGAGTTTATTGTCTTCCATGAGGTAGAATTCGTCCCCCGTGTTCAGCTGTCTCTGACAGATGACGCAGGCAAAACAGTGGAGGTGGTAGACGTTGTCCTGCGCCCGTCGCACCACCTGCGTCGGAGGAATACCCTGCTCGCACCCAGCGCACTTCGTGCCGTACCTTCTGCGGGGAAGGAGGAGGTCTCGGTCAACGGCAGGGGAGTCGAGGGCGGGGGAAAttcaaagggcatcaggagttATATCATATTCAAAAGTAAGGAAGCCCcaaagagtaggaggaggaagaggaggagatttCAAGATAGGAGTTTCCATGGATCTGAATCGGGGAAGTTGACAGGCATTATTGGGTGACCAGTCTTTGAGAAGGAATGCTGCACAAAGCTTTTATTCAAGGTAAACGGAAAGGGCATGAGGGGCTATTTCATAGTCAAAAGCATTAGAACCCCAACAATCAGGAAAGATGTGAGGCAGAAATTAATTATACAATATCCCAAAACAAGGGCGTTACGTCATACCTcacccagcaaaaaaaaaaaaataaaaaataaataaataaataaataaaaactacctgTGATGTTAAACAAAGACACGAgatttatgcaattatttcaaggGAAGAACATAAGAATGCAGGAAATTCCAGTACAAGGTACATATATCCCAGAGTTGCCTCTGCAACAGCAACCCTGAATGAAGGAGCTGAGAGCCGAGACGGGCCAAATTTTACCTGAAGAAGTCTTCTTTACAGTAGACCTGCTGATTCCGGGCGAAGCATTTGTCAGTGAGCTGGGCGCCGCAATCGGCACACTTGAGGCATCTCGAGTGCCACGTCCTCTCCAGCACCTTCAGGATGAAGCGGTCCAAAATGGCCTCCGAGCATCCGGCACATTTGGGGATCGTTGCTGTTGGACACAAAAGAAAGAGGCGATCAGCTttcacaggaggaggaggaggaaaacgtCAGGGAGCCCTACTCTACTTAACTTAGCGCTGGATGGAGCCTTAAACTGAATTTGGGGAAAACTGAAGACGTCTTAAGAGTGTTGGGGATAAATGAAGTAGCCTTAATATAGTGTTGATAAAAAATTGAAGTCTGAAAATGGTGTTGAAGATGACATCGACGAAGCCTGACAcgattttggggaaaatttgaaTAAGCCCTAAAGCGGTGTTGGAGAAAAATTCAATGATTCTtaagttaaggagaaaaagaatatAAGATTTTACAATAATGATGGGAAAAAAGATTTAAATACAAGAATTAGAAATAGGAACGGGAAAAGAACAACAAAGCTCAAAAAAGGCTTTAGagaaaacatttaaagaaaatccTTCAAAATAATTTTGAGTACATGTTCGTAAATAAAGAAGGAATTAAAATGCTGGCTAAAataggaaaatattcaaaatggtACTTGAAAACATATGAACTGAGAAAGGGATGACATCATTTCTGGGTGATCACAAAAGTGTCATATcatgcgtgtatatgtgtgtatgtatgtatatatatatatatatatatatatatatatatatatatatatatgcatgtatataatgtatatatacacatatgcacacatacacactcacgcacagacacacacacatatataatggcTCAGTGTCATCCAACAGAAACTTTTCTACAGAGGCTTCTCACCAGGAACAAATGAGATCTACTGTTTTCGCCATTACCGTCATTACATACGAAAGACGTAAGAATCATTCCCCCTCCTAACAGCCGGAACCATCTCATTATAATAGCTGTCAGAATCAATGGCAATAGCGTCTGAGGCAGAGAATTCACACCTGTTCTGTACTTTTGTGATTGAGGGCAATTCTCCAAAAACTGTCAGGTACAGATGCGAtaaaaaattacagcaaaataCGGGTGTGAAAGTGCGGGAAAGACtattatgcatgcatacatacatacatactataatatataatatatatatatatatatatatatatatatatatatatatatatatacataatatatatatatatataataatattataatattatatatattatatatattacacatctgTATACATTCAACAACAGGCTATCTTCACTATGACCTACTGTTCTCAAAAAATGTTTTGGATGATGCTGCAACCAAATTTCTGTCTGTCAAGATATTACGTACAAAATATGTTGATCTTAACTGGAAACTTTCGACAGCATCTATTTTTTCAAGAAAGCAATAACACCCGTGTTTTTCAAGATGAAATTACTAGTCATTCCCGTATCACGAACTGATGAAGAGTCTTACCTGTACTTAATTTACTATCTCAAAtattatttgctatatatatatatatgtatagatatatatatatatatatatatatatatatatatatattatatatatatatatatatatatatatatatatatgaactttatcactgacacaattgttctgtgcattaatacaattactaacagaacCTCATTGAAACCTGATGGTATCTAacggagatatttatttttaaaaactttaaaaaaacttacaaacTTTCCCGGTCTAagagtcctcattatcaagtatccgtGACAATGAGGACTATTAGTCCAGGAGCTgcttgtaatttttaaaaataaatatctccgtTCGATACCattcagtttcaatgaggtccttttagtaaatatatgttatatatatagtatgtgtatattatatatatatatatatatatatatatatatatatatatatatatatatacagatatagacaGATATTGGTGTGTGTAAAAGGGAACCTGTTGTTCTCCGTTGGTTAGGGAGCCAATGGACAACCTCCCGAGTTTTCATCTCACAAAAAAAAGGATCATGAAGCAAGTCAGTTGTTTTATATCTGCGAGGACTGGAGAGCATTTTCTGTAAAATCTGACaggatttatttctttatatccgAAACCAACTTTAAGCTaaaattcttcttttttaaaGGATTACATTTTGCTTTTTATCGTTTTCTCGTCCTCAAGATTACTGATCAGTGCAAAAATAATCATTCgtttttcctttagttttcgTGACACATCATCTTTTTTGAACAAAGTCGGCCTCTGATATGAATGATTGTAAGCAGGCGCGACCAACGATGAAGACATGATAAGTAGTCAAATCGAAAATAATAGTCACCACAATTATTAAAATTCAAGAACGTGACCGAATGAAACAAATAACTAACAGCAAAGCCAGAGCCATAATTCACAGGGAATACAACTTAAATTTCTTTGTGATTATGAATACAATGAACGAATAACCAGTCAATGTGTCGACTGGAAGGAGCTATGATCGTTCCTCAGTCTTTCTTTCTCCCCTGAATAAGAATTGTCAGACCGAATACTCACACATGAGAATGGGATGGAGGTTGGTGGGCACAACGATATCGTTGATGTCACTCTTACAGTGCGCCAGAGAGATGTCGCTGAGCCCCAGAGGGCACTGCGGGGACATGGTCGTCTGAGATACGggagacgacgacgaagacgacgaagaaGGCGAGGGCGTCAGGGCGGTGTTGCCGTAGAGAATCATACCGTCGGCAGTGGGAAGTCTCGAGACCGAATAACTATAAAACAGAGTCCAACACAACTGTCACTTCGAAACGTTCTTATCTTTCGCCGAAACGTTCAAGCGCCTGAAGGCGTTCAGACCTCACATCTTAACTAACATCATCACTGGACGCTTCAAACTCACAATGGAATTCTCTCTTCTTTCGTGAGGACGACAGGGCTCGATACGCGCAGCGGCAGCAGGAGGCAGGGAGCGATTGAACGCGAACGGATCCAACAGACGGCGTCGGCGACTGCACGCGTTATGCGCGTATTGACTGGCCTGCACGTGCTCTTCATCATAGTCAACTGCCGGCGAAAGTGTCGTACCGGATGGCGCTTTGACATCCGAGCTTCCAGACGACATCGCGCGTCTTTGTCGCCCCAGAGACGCTTCGGATGATGATGCAAACGCTTTTCGCGAGATTTCTAGCATAAGTTGTTTGACGTTATGAACAGATCATCGGAGGAAAGGAAGGTCATTTCAATGGGCGAATGGAAGATACCAAGACTTGTATGAGGAATGGCTTTCTAGTCGAACGGCGTCAACCAATGAGCGGCCGAGAAGAGAGGCAAGGGGCGGGTGATGTATCATACCTCGTAATCATGACCAACTCCCTAAAGACGCAACATAATGTCATCTATCcggctttttttatatttatttattttttttatctttcgctTTTAAACTCCACAGCATTCCCTCGTCGCCACCAGAGGCAATAGCGGATCTTGACTGCCTTAGATCCCAGTCATGTTTGGAGGCTTTTTCATCGATCGATTCTCGGACAAAGGTATTTGTATGAATGGCCATATGGGAGGAATCGTGGGATGTGTTCACTCACGGCACAGAGAACTTCGCTATTGTTTTGGTACTTTGTCAACTGGAAGCGCTCAGAGGCACACAGGGGGATCGGGGAAATcgatttatatctaatatagtatatatatatatatatatatatatatatat from Macrobrachium nipponense isolate FS-2020 chromosome 18, ASM1510439v2, whole genome shotgun sequence encodes:
- the LOC135196957 gene encoding LIM/homeobox protein Lhx3-like isoform X6 — translated: MILYGNTALTPSPSSSSSSSSPVSQTTMSPQCPLGLSDISLAHCKSDINDIVVPTNLHPILMSTIPKCAGCSEAILDRFILKVLERTWHSRCLKCADCGAQLTDKCFARNQQVYCKEDFFRRYGTKCAGCEQGIPPTQVVRRAQDNVYHLHCFACVICQRQLNTGDEFYLMEDNKLVCKSDYEQAKQREDDLSGKRPRTTITARQLEKLKAAYSKCSKPPRHVREQLSADTGLDMRVVQVWFQNRRAKEKRLKKDAGRTRWGQYFRSMKTGGREKRRDDDKSDADLDLDSHEDMIDMPDGYRTPGPPLDLEPGQTAMSPHLGPPHPPPPHHPFMHVLLNLAGAGTPPYMAGGGGHSPSAPVPPHPMAAPFPYSEPLPPYPAPMAAAAAAAAAAAAAAAASGGVSTMAGGPASDLSSNGSNPSYPEFPPSPDSWLGDMQQDHHPQY
- the LOC135196957 gene encoding LIM/homeobox protein Lhx3-like isoform X2 → MILYGNTALTPSPSSSSSSSSPVSQTTMSPQCPLGLSDISLAHCKSDINDIVVPTNLHPILMSTIPKCAGCSEAILDRFILKVLERTWHSRCLKCADCGAQLTDKCFARNQQVYCKEDFFRRYGTKCAGCEQGIPPTQVVRRAQDNVYHLHCFACVICQRQLNTGDEFYLMEDNKLVCKSDYEQAKQRGMSLKEDDLSGKRPRTTITARQLEKLKAAYSKCSKPPRHVREQLSADTGLDMRVVQVWFQNRRAKEKRLKKDAGRTRWGQYFRSMKTGGREKRRDDDKSDADLDLDSHEDMIDMPDGYRTPGPPLDLEPGQTAMSPHLGPPHPPPPHHPFMHVLLNLAGAGTPPYMAGGGGHSPSAPVPPHPMAAPFPYSEPLPPYPAPMAAAAAAAAAAAAAAAASGGVSTMAGGPASDLSSNGSNPSYPEFPPSPDSWLGDMQQDHHPQY